The following coding sequences lie in one Arachis ipaensis cultivar K30076 chromosome B05, Araip1.1, whole genome shotgun sequence genomic window:
- the LOC107640492 gene encoding uncharacterized protein LOC107640492: MQLVDLPLNDRKFTWFRGRSCSRIDRVLLSLEWVEEFPEICLRGGPRGLFDHCPMIVKDTRLRCGPRPFRSLDSWFTHEGFLKLIKEEWRELGERQFTDKLKALTIPLGRWHRDNFGGMDKKIMKFEEEIKKVDDMISNEVYDGTMEERRKALVICCQKWYVRKEVHWKQMSRSRLAKDMDRNTRDGLVEIIPEDEAASLEVLPSADEIKDAVWDCESSRAPGCDGYNMNFIKKCWDVIGVEFTTAVLGFFQTSKLPADSNITWVALAPKFIGAKKIKDSRPISMVGCVYKMIYKVLVKRMRIVMPGLVGETQSAFVKGRKIHDRALIACETVHWLKTRKKKAAIIKLDF, translated from the exons ATGCAACTGGTGGACTTGCCACTTAATGACCGAAAGTTTACCTGGTTCAGAGGCCGTTCTTGTAGTCGGATTGACAGAGTTTTGCTCAGTCTGGAATGGGTGGAGGAGTTCCCAGAGATTTGCCTAAGAGGGGGACCAAGGGGGTTGTTTGATCACTGTCCGATGATAGTGAAAGATACTAGATTGAGATGCGGACCGAGACCTTTCCGAAGCCTTGACTCATGGTTCACACATGAAGGTTTTCTCAAACTGATCAAAGAGGAATGGAGAGAGTTAGGGGAGAGACAGTTCACAGATAAATTAAAAGCCTTGACTATTCCATTGGGGAGGTGGCACAGGGACAACTTTGGTGGCATggataaaaaaataatgaagtttgaagaagagattAAGAAGGTAGATGACATGATTAGCAATGAGGTGTATGATGGAACGATGGAGGAAAGAAGGAAAGCATTAGTGATTTGTTGTCAGAAGTGGTATGTGAGAAAAGAAGTGCATTGGAAACAGATGTCACGGTCTCGACTCGCAAAGGATATGGACAGAAATACCAG GGATGGATTGGTTGAGATTATACCTGAAGACGAAGCTGCTAGTTTAGAGGTGCTGCCATCGGCTGATGAGATCAAAGATGCAGTGTGGGACTGTGAATCCTCTCGAGCTCCTGGTTGCGACGGATACAATATGAATTTTATTAAGAAATGTTGGGATGTGATTGGAGTTGAGTTCACAACTGCAGTATTGGGATTCTTCCAGACATCTAAGTTACCGGCGGATTCTAATATCACATGGGTTGCACTAGCACCTAAGTTCATTGGCGCTAAAAAAATCAAGGACTCTCGACCAATCAGTATGGTTGGCTGCGTGTACAAGATGATTTATAAGGTCTTGGTTAAGAGGATGCGAATAGTTATGCCAGGCCTAGTTGGAGAGACTCAGAGTGCTTTTGTCAAAGGTCGGAAGATACATGACAGAGCTCTTATTGCGTGTGAAACAGTACATTGGCTTAAAACTCGAAAAAAGAAAGCAGCAATCATCAAACTGGACTTCTAA